One Brassica napus cultivar Da-Ae chromosome C4, Da-Ae, whole genome shotgun sequence genomic region harbors:
- the LOC111205808 gene encoding uncharacterized protein LOC111205808 isoform X1 → MMNSKDTFRFLVEDDDMDLILDEEKHMFALLEETYGVAETNINKQLVRTNRGGGWRRVQRFMNDSEVQCYEILCMNQATFNSLCKILSEKYQLEETCHVYLEESVAMFLEMVGQDLSVRALAERYQHSSDTVNRKIDEVLSSLLKLAADIVKPERDEFASASPILVDDPRYYPFFKDCIGALDGTHVPVRPPSENADPFRGRKGEPTMNVLAICNFSMKFIYAYVGVPGRAHDTKVLTYCAKEEASFPHPPVGKYYLVDSGYPTRTGYLGPHRRTRYHLDQFVRGGPPTNSRELFNRKHSGLRSVIERTFGIWKAKCRILDRKHPKYELNKWVKIVTATMALHNFIRDSNHEDCDFAHWERVEEYEHHGDEDDHVAYVPAGDKVMEAMRDSITEEMARTSTSILDKQAVKKDLFQLFDEKVKRPQGVGIKMGCYGAHVWVCKFVSFFFLFTSSMGL, encoded by the exons ATGATGAATAGTAAG GACACGTTTAGGTTCTTAGTTGAAGATGACGACATGGATTTGATACTAGATGAGGAGAAACACATGTTTGCTCTTTTAGAAGAAACGTATGGAGTGGcagaaacaaatattaacaaACAGTTAGTGAGGACAAACCGAGGTGGAGGTTGGCGTCGAGTGCAACGTTTCATGAACGATTCCGAGGTACAGTGCTATGAGATTCTTTGCATGAACCAAGCAACGTTTAATAGCTTATGTAAGATACTATCAGAGAAGTATCAGCTAGAAGAGACTTGCCATGTTTACTTAGAGGAGAGTGTAGCAATGTTTTTAGAGATGGTTGGACAAGATTTATCCGTACGGGCGTTAGCTGAGAGATACCAACATTCATCTGACACAGTGAATAGGAAGATAGATGAGGTTTTAAGTTCTTTGTTGAAACTTGCAGCAGACATTGTGAAACCTGAAAGGGATGAGTTTGCAAGTGCTAGTCCTATTCTAGTAGATGATCCGCGATATTATCCTTTTTTTAAGGATTGCATAGGTGCTTTAGATGGAACTCATGTGCCGGTTCGTCCTCCTTCTGAGAATGCCGATCCATTCAGAGGTAGAAAAGGAGAACCAACTATGAATGTCTTAGCTATATGTAATTTCAGCATGAAATTCATATATGCTTATGTTGGGGTTCCTGGGAGAGCACATGATACAAAAGTGTTGACATATTGTGCTAAGGAAGAAGCTTCTTTTCCTCATCCTCCAGTTGGAAAGTATTATCTAGTAGACTCTGGATACCCAACTAGAACTGGTTATTTAGGACCTCACCGTAGAACTAGATATCACCTGGATCAGTTTGTTAGAGGAGGACCACCGACAAACAGCAGAGAGTTATTCAACCGAAAACATTCTGGCTTGCGTTCGGTAATTGAGAGAACATTTGGAATATGGAAGGCTAAGTGTAGGATTCTTGACAGGAAGCACCCTAAGTATGAGCTGAATAAATGGGTGAAGATTGTGACAGCAACAATGGCTCTCCACAATTTTATAAGAGATTCAAACCATGAGGATTGTGATTTTGCACATTGGGAAAGAGTGGAAGAATATGAACATCATGGGGATGAAGATGATCATGTTGCATACGTACCAGCTGGAGATAAAGTCATGGAAGCTATGCGAGATTCCATTACTGAAGAGATGGCGAGGACGTCGACTTCCATACTAGAT AAGCAAGCTGTGAAGAAGGATTTGTTTCAGTTGTTTGATGAGAAAGTTAAGAGACCACAAGGGGTTGGAATCAAGATGGGCTGTTATGGAGCTCACGTGTGGGTTTGTaaatttgtttccttcttctttctgTTCACTTCTAGTATGGGTTTGTAG
- the LOC111205808 gene encoding uncharacterized protein LOC111205808 isoform X2 has translation MMNSKDTFRFLVEDDDMDLILDEEKHMFALLEETYGVAETNINKQLVRTNRGGGWRRVQRFMNDSEVQCYEILCMNQATFNSLCKILSEKYQLEETCHVYLEESVAMFLEMVGQDLSVRALAERYQHSSDTVNRKIDEVLSSLLKLAADIVKPERDEFASASPILVDDPRYYPFFKDCIGALDGTHVPVRPPSENADPFRGRKGEPTMNVLAICNFSMKFIYAYVGVPGRAHDTKVLTYCAKEEASFPHPPVGKYYLVDSGYPTRTGYLGPHRRTRYHLDQFVRGGPPTNSRELFNRKHSGLRSVIERTFGIWKAKCRILDRKHPKYELNKWVKIVTATMALHNFIRDSNHEDCDFAHWERVEEYEHHGDEDDHVAYVPAGDKVMEAMRDSITEEMARTSTSILDQAVKKDLFQLFDEKVKRPQGVGIKMGCYGAHVWVCKFVSFFFLFTSSMGL, from the exons ATGATGAATAGTAAG GACACGTTTAGGTTCTTAGTTGAAGATGACGACATGGATTTGATACTAGATGAGGAGAAACACATGTTTGCTCTTTTAGAAGAAACGTATGGAGTGGcagaaacaaatattaacaaACAGTTAGTGAGGACAAACCGAGGTGGAGGTTGGCGTCGAGTGCAACGTTTCATGAACGATTCCGAGGTACAGTGCTATGAGATTCTTTGCATGAACCAAGCAACGTTTAATAGCTTATGTAAGATACTATCAGAGAAGTATCAGCTAGAAGAGACTTGCCATGTTTACTTAGAGGAGAGTGTAGCAATGTTTTTAGAGATGGTTGGACAAGATTTATCCGTACGGGCGTTAGCTGAGAGATACCAACATTCATCTGACACAGTGAATAGGAAGATAGATGAGGTTTTAAGTTCTTTGTTGAAACTTGCAGCAGACATTGTGAAACCTGAAAGGGATGAGTTTGCAAGTGCTAGTCCTATTCTAGTAGATGATCCGCGATATTATCCTTTTTTTAAGGATTGCATAGGTGCTTTAGATGGAACTCATGTGCCGGTTCGTCCTCCTTCTGAGAATGCCGATCCATTCAGAGGTAGAAAAGGAGAACCAACTATGAATGTCTTAGCTATATGTAATTTCAGCATGAAATTCATATATGCTTATGTTGGGGTTCCTGGGAGAGCACATGATACAAAAGTGTTGACATATTGTGCTAAGGAAGAAGCTTCTTTTCCTCATCCTCCAGTTGGAAAGTATTATCTAGTAGACTCTGGATACCCAACTAGAACTGGTTATTTAGGACCTCACCGTAGAACTAGATATCACCTGGATCAGTTTGTTAGAGGAGGACCACCGACAAACAGCAGAGAGTTATTCAACCGAAAACATTCTGGCTTGCGTTCGGTAATTGAGAGAACATTTGGAATATGGAAGGCTAAGTGTAGGATTCTTGACAGGAAGCACCCTAAGTATGAGCTGAATAAATGGGTGAAGATTGTGACAGCAACAATGGCTCTCCACAATTTTATAAGAGATTCAAACCATGAGGATTGTGATTTTGCACATTGGGAAAGAGTGGAAGAATATGAACATCATGGGGATGAAGATGATCATGTTGCATACGTACCAGCTGGAGATAAAGTCATGGAAGCTATGCGAGATTCCATTACTGAAGAGATGGCGAGGACGTCGACTTCCATACTAGAT CAAGCTGTGAAGAAGGATTTGTTTCAGTTGTTTGATGAGAAAGTTAAGAGACCACAAGGGGTTGGAATCAAGATGGGCTGTTATGGAGCTCACGTGTGGGTTTGTaaatttgtttccttcttctttctgTTCACTTCTAGTATGGGTTTGTAG
- the LOC106377658 gene encoding F-box protein DOR-like, whose amino-acid sequence MKPSRHNVSEDRQTILRRHSRYSLPIPIDLIIEILLRLSLKSIARCRCVSKLLASIVVRPDFTDSFLASSLARPQVLFACRKQNKNDVMFYFSTPQPQNPDENSSSIVANYHMSFPFDSLSLCSAVSGFVCIEDLRIIKGSKTPRPVWMICNPSTGQSFTLPKMESRKRIWIRCFLGYDPIEKQHKVLAMTWGHTKAEDHQVLTLLGGTDKLAWRRIECSIPQYGSPGPHNICINGVLYFKAQANRSSNGQDIIVCFDVRSEKYNFVKVMKRVVHPAAALVNYNGKLASVISQSPSHYIFDTTRSFEMWVLQDSEKHEWSKHIYIFPPLWKHISGGQNLYFVGVTGADEIVLCPKSLFREPFYVYYYNLKRGTIRRVEIQGLERLEGSYRVDTFLNHVEDVKIVK is encoded by the coding sequence ATGAAACCATCACGACACAACGTCTCGGAAGACCGTCAAACAATCCTTCGACGCCACTCACGATATTCTTTGCCGATCCCTATAGATCTCATCATCGAGATATTGTTGAGGTTGTCTCTGAAGTCTATAGCCAGATGTCGTTGTGTATCAAAGCTCTTGGCCTCTATAGTTGTCCGTCCAGATTTCACGGACTCGTTCTTGGCCAGTTCTTTGGCTCGGCCACAGGTCTTGTTCGCGTGccgaaaacaaaataaaaatgatgtaATGTTCTACTTCTCTACACCTCAGCCTCAAAATCCTGATGAGAACTCATCTTCTATAGTTGCCAATTATCATATGAGTTTCCCCTTTGATAGTCTCAGTCTGTGTAGTGCTGTTAGTGGTTTTGTTTGTATTGAAGATCTTCGGATTATAAAGGGAAGTAAAACACCAAGGCCTGTGTGGATGATATGTAACCCAAGCACGGGTCAATCCTTTACTTTACCCAAAATGGAGTCAAGGAAGCGTATTTGGATAAGATGCTTTTTAGGGTATGATCCGATTGAGAAACAACACAAGGTATTGGCAATGACTTGGGGACATACAAAAGCTGAAGACCATCAAGTTCTGACATTATTAGGAGGAACTGATAAACTGGCATGGAGAAGGATTGAATGTAGCATTCCCCAATATGGTTCTCCGGGGCCACATAATATATGCATTAATGGTGTTTTGTATTTCAAAGCTCAGGCCAACAGATCTTCCAACGGTCAAGATATTATAGTTTGCTTTGATGTTAGGTCTGAGAAGTACAACTTTGTTAAAGTCATGAAAAGAGTAGTGCATCCTGCAGCAGCTCTAGTAAACTACAATGGTAAATTGGCTTCAGTCATCTCGCAATCGCCCTCCCATTATATTTTCGATACTACTAGAAGTTTTGAAATGTGGGTTCTACAAGACTCTGAAAAACATGAATGGTCCAAGCATATTTACATATTTCCTCCTCTGTGGAAGCATATAAGTGGAGGTCAGAACTTATACTTTGTAGGTGTGACTGGTGCAGATGAAATTGTTTTGTGTCCCAAATCTTTATTTCGCGAGCCTTTCTATGTTTACTACTACAATTTGAAGAGGGGAACTATAAGACGAGTTGAAATCCAAGGACTGGAAAGGTTAGAGGGGAGTTATAGAGTTGACACTTTCCTGAACCATGTAGAGGACGTGAAGATTgtgaaatag